CCGCCAAGCGGTCGCACACGTCCTGCGCCGCCTCCGCGGAGACCGCGACGACCGCGATCGCGATGCCTTGGCCGGCCAGAGCCTCGTCCATCTCGTCGACGTGCCTCACCACCACGTCGCCAAGGCGCGTCCCCACCTTCGCGGGGTCGTTGTCGAACACCGCCGCGACGAGGAAGCCGTGCTTGCGCAGCCCGTCGTACGACGCGATCGCGGACCCGAGCCGCCCGGCCCCGACGAGCGCGATGCGATGCGTGTGGTCGGACCCGAGGATGTGCTGGATGCGGTCGATCAGCGTGCCGACGTCGTAGCCGACGCCACGCCGGCCGAACGAGCCGAAGTGCCCGAGGTCGCGACGGAGCTGCGCGGGGTTGATCTCGACGAGCTCACCCAAGCGCGCGGAAGAGACGGTCGATGCGCCCTCCCGGCGCAGCTGGATCAGCACGCTCAGGTAGACCGGGAGCCGCTCGATGACACCCTCAGGGATCCGCTCTGTGTCCAC
This Actinomycetota bacterium DNA region includes the following protein-coding sequences:
- a CDS encoding redox-sensing transcriptional repressor Rex; protein product: MATVDTERIPEGVIERLPVYLSVLIQLRREGASTVSSARLGELVEINPAQLRRDLGHFGSFGRRGVGYDVGTLIDRIQHILGSDHTHRIALVGAGRLGSAIASYDGLRKHGFLVAAVFDNDPAKVGTRLGDVVVRHVDEMDEALAGQGIAIAVVAVSAEAAQDVCDRLAAAGITVILNYTSERVRVPDGVTLHDTDPVRELLHTLYYLSRKEGAVQAAP